The Marinobacter bohaiensis genome segment ATGTCCCGCTCACTCCAGGACTTCATCTTGAAGCCGCCAAACGCCTCGTTGGGGTTGGTAATCCCCAGCAGCATGAAGCTCTGGTCGTAGCCCGGTACCTGCTCGAATTCCTCCTGCATCTGGGCGCCGTATTTCTGCAGGTAGTCCAGGGTCGAGGTCTGCGGTCCCTTGCCCTGGAACAACAGGATGCCCTGGTCTTCCTCCGGCGCCAGCTCGCTCTGGCTCAGCATCACCATGCCGCCGATGGACAGCAGGACGATCAGCGCGAAGAAAATGGTCACCGACTTGGTTTCCAGGGAGGAGGCCAGCCCACGGCTGTAAAGGCTGGACAGCCCATTGAAGAAGTTCTCCACCTTGGTTTCGAACCTGGTGGGTTTGCCGTGGGGCTTGAGCACCTTGCCGGACAGCATCGGTGACAGGGTCAGGGCCACGATCCCGGAAATCACCACCGTACCGGCCAGGGTGAAGGCGAACTCCGTGAACAGCGCGCCGACAAGGCCGCCCATAAAGCCGATCGGCGCGTACACGGCCACCAGGGTGGTGGTCATGGCAATGATCGGGGTGGCCATCTCCCGGGCGCCGTTGAGGGCGGCGTTGAACTTCGTTTCCCCTTCCTCGATGTGCCGGTGCACGTTCTCCACCACGATGATGGCGTCATCCACCACCAACCCGATGGCCAGCACCAGCGACAGCAGCGTCAGCAGGTTCAGCGAGTAGCCCAGCGCCAGCATGATGAAGGCGCCGCCGATGATCGACAGCGGCACCGCCACCGACGGCACGATCGCCGCCCGCAGTGAGCCCAGGCACAGGAAGACCACCACCAGGACGATCAGAACCGCTTCCCAGAGGGTCTGGATGACCTCGTCGATGGAGTCCTCGATGAACTCGGAGGCGTCGTAGGGCAGGTCCACTTTCAGCTCGGACGGCAGCTGCGCCTCAATGCCCGGCAGCTCGTCCTTGACCAGCTCGGCCACGGTCAGCGGGTTGGCGCCGGGAGACATCTCGATGGCCACGTAGGTGGAGGGCTTGCCCTTGTACAGGGCCAGGTTTTCGTAGCTTTCCGAACCCAGTTCGACCCGCGCGATGTCCTGCAGGCGGATCAGCGAGCCTTCGTACTCCTTGATGACCAGGTCCCGGAACTGGTTGGGATCGCCCACGTCGGTATCGCTGGTCAGGCTGATCTTGACCAGGTCGCCCTTGGTGTTGCCGACTGCGGCCTGGTAGTTGTTCTGGACCAGTACCTGCACCACCTCGGTGGGTGTCATGTCGATCGCGGCGAGACGCTCCGGATCCAGCCAGACCCGCAGGGCAAAGGTCCGCCCCAGCAGGTCCGCCTTGCCCACGCCGGACAGGGCCTGGAGCTTGGGCTGAACGACCCGTGTCAGGTAGTCGGTGATCTGCGGCACCGGCATGGTGTCGCTGTAGAAGGCGATGTACATCAGCGCCGTGCTGTCACCGGTGGTAGAGGTGATGACCGGATCTTCCGAGTCCTGGGGCAGCACGTTGCGCTGGCTCGCCACCTTGGCCTGGATTTCCGCCAGCGCCGCGTTGGCGTCGTAGTTCAGCTCCATGTGGGCTTCGATGGTGGAGGTGCCCTGGGTGCTGGTGGAGGTCAGGTAGTCGATGCCGTTGGCCTCGGCGATGGCCTGCTGCAACGGCGTGGTGATAAAGCCTTTGACCAGGTCGGAGCTGGCGCCGGGGTAGGCGGTGGTGACGGTCACCGTGGTGCTTTCCAGCAATGGATATTCCCGCACCTCCATTTCCATGGCCGAGCGTACGCCCAGCAGCAGGATCAGCAGGCTGACGACCGTCGACAGGACCGGCCTGTGAACGAATATGTCGGTGAAGCGCATTATTCGCCGGCCTCCGTGCCGCTGGTGGTGTCCGCCGTATCCGCGGAGTCAGACGACTGGGATGGATCCTCGATCTGGACTCGCTGGCCGGCGCGCAGCCTCAGCAACCCGGTGGCGACGATCCGCTCACCGACGTCCAGGTTACTGGTCACTTCCACCAGACCGTCGCGGCTGGAGCCGGTCTCGACCGTGCGGCGTTCGGTCACCAGTTCACCGTCATCGTTTTCGGTGATGACATAGACGAAATCGCCGTAGGTGTTGAACGAGATCGACGTGCGCGGCACCGCGACGACGTCGCGCTGGTCCGGACGCAGGGTGTGGACGGTGGCGAACATCCCCGGTCGCAGTTCCCGCTCGGGGTTCCGCAGGGTGGCGCGCACACGCACGGTCCGGCTCTCCGGGTTGACCGAGCTGTTGATGGCGCTGATCTGCCCTTCGAACTCTTTATCCGGGATCGCCGCCACGGTGACCCGGACCCGGTGGCCCACGTCGATGCTGGCCAGCTCTTTCTCGGACACGGTGTAATCCACGTAGATCGGGTCGAGCATGTTGATTTCAACAATGGAGGTGCCGGCCGCCAGATACTGGCCCTGATCCACCAGACGCAGACCCAGGGTGCCGGCGAAAGGCGCCTTGAGGACCTTCTTCTCCAGCGTCGCCTGGGCCTCGTTGGTGCGGGCGTTGGCCGCTTCCAGGTTGGCCTGGGCTTCGTCGTATTCCGCCTGGGAGATGGCCTTGCGCGGCAGCAGGTCGGCGGTGCGCTTGAACTGCTGTTCCGCCAGCTTGGCTTCGGCGCGCTGGGTGCGCAGGGCGGCCTCGTCGGTCGCGCTGTCCAGGCGTAGCAGGATGTCGCCCCGTTCCACCCGGTCACCGGATTCGAAGCGCAGTTCCTCGATCACCCCGGCGACCTCGTTGGCGATTTCGATGCCGTTGACGGCGGTCACGCTGCCCACGGCCTTGATTGACTGCGTCCAGGACGCCTGCTCGGCGGTTGTCGCCTCGATGATGGCTGGCGGCTGCGGTTGCGAAAACTGCTTCTGCATTTCGCCGAAGCGATAGAAGGTATAGCCAAAAATGCCGCCGAGTACGACCAGCAGGGCAATAATGACAACGGCAAAGCGTGAGGCGGTGCGCATGAGAAAGTCCTGATTTTCAACACATGGTCACGGGTTTAGTCCACCAGACCAGCGTCACGACATGATGACACTGCCCCGCAGGCATTGTCGTACAGGCATGGTCGCGACGCTGTTGGTGGACCGCTCGGGCCTTCCTGATCGATGGCCGGCTGCGAGGCATCGTCGCCCTCATGGACCGTCCCGGCGAAGCGGGTTGGGCGAGGGAATGTTAATGGTCACAATCGGGCACCATCCAAGACGATACGGGTGGTTGATTTTGCCACCCACTAGGATAGGCAAAAAGGTGCATTGCGATCAATTTGTTACGCTTTTGCGACCGATCCGGACGCCATTCCGTGCCGCAGGGAAGCGTGACGCTTGGTAGGGGCTCTTCTAGTATGAAGGAATAATAAAGAACGAACGTCTAAAAATAACAGTGCGCTGGAATGGCTGGAGGGGACAAGGTGCAGACGGGGCGTCGATTCACG includes the following:
- a CDS encoding efflux RND transporter periplasmic adaptor subunit; this encodes MRTASRFAVVIIALLVVLGGIFGYTFYRFGEMQKQFSQPQPPAIIEATTAEQASWTQSIKAVGSVTAVNGIEIANEVAGVIEELRFESGDRVERGDILLRLDSATDEAALRTQRAEAKLAEQQFKRTADLLPRKAISQAEYDEAQANLEAANARTNEAQATLEKKVLKAPFAGTLGLRLVDQGQYLAAGTSIVEINMLDPIYVDYTVSEKELASIDVGHRVRVTVAAIPDKEFEGQISAINSSVNPESRTVRVRATLRNPERELRPGMFATVHTLRPDQRDVVAVPRTSISFNTYGDFVYVITENDDGELVTERRTVETGSSRDGLVEVTSNLDVGERIVATGLLRLRAGQRVQIEDPSQSSDSADTADTTSGTEAGE
- a CDS encoding efflux RND transporter permease subunit, with protein sequence MRFTDIFVHRPVLSTVVSLLILLLGVRSAMEMEVREYPLLESTTVTVTTAYPGASSDLVKGFITTPLQQAIAEANGIDYLTSTSTQGTSTIEAHMELNYDANAALAEIQAKVASQRNVLPQDSEDPVITSTTGDSTALMYIAFYSDTMPVPQITDYLTRVVQPKLQALSGVGKADLLGRTFALRVWLDPERLAAIDMTPTEVVQVLVQNNYQAAVGNTKGDLVKISLTSDTDVGDPNQFRDLVIKEYEGSLIRLQDIARVELGSESYENLALYKGKPSTYVAIEMSPGANPLTVAELVKDELPGIEAQLPSELKVDLPYDASEFIEDSIDEVIQTLWEAVLIVLVVVFLCLGSLRAAIVPSVAVPLSIIGGAFIMLALGYSLNLLTLLSLVLAIGLVVDDAIIVVENVHRHIEEGETKFNAALNGAREMATPIIAMTTTLVAVYAPIGFMGGLVGALFTEFAFTLAGTVVISGIVALTLSPMLSGKVLKPHGKPTRFETKVENFFNGLSSLYSRGLASSLETKSVTIFFALIVLLSIGGMVMLSQSELAPEEDQGILLFQGKGPQTSTLDYLQKYGAQMQEEFEQVPGYDQSFMLLGITNPNEAFGGFKMKSWSERDISQFEVQPILQQRMAGITGLQTAVFAIPSLPGSSGGLPFQFVITTGNSYEELNAVADDLMAKAQQSGNFMFLQKSIEIDRPISTIHVDRDRVADLGLSMQDVGQAMSSMLGGGYINRFNMEGRSYQVIPQVERYARKNVEALNDYYIRADSGELVPLSSVVSFSHAVEPSQRTQFNQQNSLTIQGIPLVPQGEAINFITQTADELFPQGFTYDFMGDSRQYVQQGSALAVTFFLSLLVIYLVLAAQFESWRDPLIILVSVPMSVAGAMAFMVTGFTTMNIYTQVGLITLIGVVSKNGILIVEFANQLQHEKGLNKLDAVIEASAIRLRPIIMTSLALIVAMVPLLIAVGPGAQSRFAIGLTIATGLGIGTFFTLFVLPAFYVLLAKDHNASQDEAAKAGGEPAESH